The Metabacillus sediminilitoris genome window below encodes:
- a CDS encoding sulfite exporter TauE/SafE family protein codes for MKKLIIFAIIGLIAQLIDGALGMAYGVTSTSLLLAFGIAPAVASASVHLAEVVTTAASGAAHIKFGNVDKQTVYRLTIPGSIGAFLGATFLSNIPGNLAKPYISTFLLILGAYVLIRFLFKFRPHEEKKELALSTKQSIPLGLIAGFADATGGGGWGPIATPVLLSRKGMSPRKVVGTVDTSEFAIAVSATLGFLISLGWEDVNWLWVAALMIGGIIAAPIAAWLVQKVHAQLMGVLVGGFIILVNARTILQTWVEDTTAYPYIYLGIFLLWITAIIYTITKLSNGKNKNQHDIQS; via the coding sequence ATGAAAAAATTAATTATTTTTGCAATTATTGGTTTAATAGCACAATTGATTGACGGTGCATTAGGTATGGCGTATGGTGTAACTTCTACTTCATTATTGTTGGCATTTGGAATTGCTCCTGCGGTAGCTTCAGCATCCGTACATTTAGCAGAGGTTGTTACAACTGCTGCATCTGGTGCAGCACATATTAAGTTTGGAAATGTTGATAAACAAACAGTTTATCGCTTAACTATTCCTGGTTCAATCGGAGCTTTTTTAGGTGCGACATTTCTTAGTAATATACCAGGGAATTTAGCTAAACCATATATTTCTACATTTCTACTAATTTTAGGTGCTTATGTACTCATTCGATTCTTGTTTAAATTTCGTCCGCATGAAGAAAAGAAAGAGCTTGCTTTATCAACAAAACAATCGATTCCATTAGGCTTGATCGCTGGATTTGCCGATGCAACTGGAGGCGGGGGTTGGGGTCCAATTGCCACACCTGTCTTACTATCTCGAAAAGGCATGAGTCCGCGTAAAGTTGTTGGTACAGTTGATACAAGTGAATTTGCAATTGCTGTATCAGCTACACTGGGTTTTCTAATTTCCTTAGGATGGGAAGATGTGAATTGGTTATGGGTTGCAGCGTTAATGATTGGTGGAATCATTGCAGCACCAATAGCTGCCTGGTTAGTTCAAAAAGTTCATGCACAATTAATGGGTGTACTTGTAGGCGGATTTATTATCTTAGTTAATGCTAGAACGATCTTACAAACATGGGTAGAAGACACAACTGCCTATCCATATATTTATTTGGGGATTTTTCTACTTTGGATTACAGCGATTATCTATACAATTACAAAATTAAGTAATGGGAAAAATAAGAATCAACACGATATACAATCATAA
- a CDS encoding RrF2 family transcriptional regulator, with protein MKVSSKGEYALRALLVLGQHQGNVMTIQEISEKTLVSINYLEQILLQLKKFDYVKSKRGAKGGYLLQKNSNEINIGEVIRNLEGPLSPMSCASITRYEPCPLEAGCQLKPLWSLVRDTIAYVLERTTLEDLLLNRINLLEGEKIIVNK; from the coding sequence ATGAAAGTCTCAAGTAAAGGGGAATATGCCTTACGTGCATTATTAGTATTAGGGCAACATCAAGGGAATGTCATGACAATTCAAGAAATTTCAGAGAAAACTCTTGTTTCGATTAACTACTTAGAACAAATATTACTTCAACTAAAAAAATTTGATTATGTTAAAAGTAAACGTGGTGCAAAAGGTGGTTATTTACTTCAAAAAAACTCAAATGAAATTAATATTGGTGAAGTCATTCGAAACCTGGAAGGTCCATTATCACCAATGAGCTGCGCATCAATTACTCGTTATGAACCATGTCCGTTAGAGGCTGGCTGTCAATTGAAACCTCTGTGGTCATTAGTAAGAGATACTATTGCATATGTACTTGAACGGACAACTCTTGAAGATTTACTCTTAAATCGAATCAATCTGTTGGAAGGGGAGAAAATAATTGTCAACAAATAA
- a CDS encoding YezD family protein, with protein MSTNNKIDQAVIDKIISFLENIEYGTVQITVHDSQVTQIEKGEKYRFALKKSNENLKSVKGN; from the coding sequence TTGTCAACAAATAATAAGATTGATCAGGCTGTTATTGATAAAATTATTAGCTTTTTGGAAAATATTGAATATGGAACAGTACAAATTACTGTCCACGATTCACAAGTAACACAAATTGAAAAAGGTGAGAAATACCGATTTGCTCTTAAAAAAAGCAATGAAAATCTTAAAAGTGTAAAAGGCAACTAG